The following are from one region of the Paraglaciecola sp. L1A13 genome:
- the zipA gene encoding cell division protein ZipA: MEDVLRWTLFIVGTCAIAGVLVHGLWVSRKSSDKHTSKGKVRRSNNEAPEPRFSLDEDVDLNQSATGKRDFDDLGVGPVRVVSSAQTSGEQSQPNLENDLVDTAVEQTQFDTKHEDDRQVQLNREVVLEKDNEDGLKSATSEASPAEHLEPKVAVAPGKVYASVVTQPKPEYAAQANHYTHAGARQSRDIPEPPTFLLKGGQHVSDNIAENSGAQPQVSKPSNASVQYSPRSVTPTQQVEADVTERALHSRKNETANRKRKEPKFADDQLNIDFDEQQADNSKAPANAQSNETQANVAEQPQEVLVLNVKTPDDEPIQGASLLPMLLTLGFKFGDQDIFHRHVNANGKGPVLFSLANMFKPGVFDIDHLETFTTQGVSLFMILPIEGDPHQVFNMMHNATRKIADEFNGQILDGRRSMLTKQGLQQYVERIREFERKRMIRR; the protein is encoded by the coding sequence ATGGAAGATGTATTACGTTGGACGTTATTTATAGTAGGCACCTGCGCGATTGCTGGGGTGTTAGTTCATGGTTTGTGGGTTTCTCGAAAGTCTTCGGACAAGCACACAAGCAAAGGCAAAGTAAGGCGCTCTAATAACGAAGCGCCTGAACCGCGATTCTCGTTGGATGAGGATGTCGATTTAAATCAAAGCGCAACGGGTAAGCGTGATTTTGATGATTTAGGTGTTGGTCCTGTGCGGGTGGTCAGCAGCGCTCAAACTTCGGGCGAGCAATCTCAACCAAATCTTGAAAATGACTTAGTCGATACCGCGGTTGAGCAAACGCAGTTCGATACCAAACATGAAGATGACAGGCAGGTTCAATTAAACCGCGAAGTCGTACTCGAAAAAGACAACGAAGATGGACTAAAGTCGGCTACGTCCGAGGCATCACCCGCTGAGCACCTTGAACCTAAGGTTGCTGTGGCGCCAGGTAAAGTGTACGCCTCGGTAGTAACCCAACCTAAGCCTGAATATGCGGCGCAGGCTAATCATTACACTCATGCTGGCGCACGGCAATCACGGGACATACCTGAGCCCCCTACGTTTTTGTTAAAGGGAGGGCAACATGTTTCTGATAATATCGCTGAAAATTCAGGTGCGCAGCCTCAAGTCTCAAAGCCAAGTAATGCTAGTGTACAATATAGCCCTAGGTCTGTTACACCCACGCAGCAGGTTGAAGCCGATGTGACGGAACGTGCGTTACATAGCCGCAAAAATGAGACTGCGAATCGCAAGCGAAAAGAACCTAAATTCGCTGATGATCAATTGAATATCGATTTCGATGAGCAGCAAGCTGACAATAGTAAAGCACCTGCTAATGCTCAATCCAATGAAACTCAGGCGAACGTAGCTGAACAGCCTCAAGAAGTTTTGGTCCTAAACGTTAAGACTCCAGATGACGAGCCTATCCAAGGTGCGAGCTTATTACCAATGTTGCTTACCCTCGGATTCAAATTTGGTGATCAAGATATCTTTCATCGTCATGTAAATGCCAATGGTAAAGGCCCTGTATTATTTAGCTTAGCAAATATGTTTAAGCCAGGCGTATTTGATATCGATCATCTTGAAACATTCACCACACAGGGTGTGTCGTTATTTATGATTTTGCCCATTGAAGGTGACCCTCATCAGGTTTTCAATATGATGCATAATGCAACACGCAAAATCGCCGATGAATTTAATGGTCAAATTCTTGATGGACGTCGGAGTATGTTGACCAAACAAGGCTTGCAGCAATACGTTGAACGCATTCGCGAGTTCGAACGTAAGCGAATGATACGTCGCTAA
- the smc gene encoding chromosome segregation protein SMC codes for MRLKKIKLAGFKSFVDPTSIPFVEDMTAIVGPNGCGKSNVIDAVRWVLGESSAKNLRGDAMVDVIFNGSSARKPVSQCTVELVFDNTSGRIQGEFASYNEISVKRLVSKDGQSNYFLNNSKCRRRDVTDLFLGTGLGPRSYAIIEQGTISRLIESKPQELRVFIEEAAGISKYKERRRETETRIRHTKENLERLEDVRGELGTQLQKLEKQALAAKRYKELKHQERQYRSELAAIRWLNFNDAIVKLERQAQQQETDLEAFIARQRGDEKEITNYRTRQQEHKLQLQDTQQAYFRLSNDITRLEQNQLHNKQRIAQINQELVTLQEAIMESEKEHGNSAQRLLDLTAIIDQHEPEHALTEQVLEDAAWELQSGEERLAGKQHQWREQEQSHQKYKQQAQSYHGKIQSTMAMQMRTQERISEINAEIKSLQIADFELQIEVANKAQQYKKVKFDDAQLRYQTLSEKLHQAELNWRECSEHKSQASGELHAVDAQIAALQSVQDLANGHQDLQQALHDENIATKPWQTSIKVTPGWEKALETVTAHWQNALLVEHADDIDSVLLQNEMHGLVVVFEDAKALETKVNTLSSVLNDCYYPKWMGDIKIALTREEALAERVTLDTGQSVISPDGLWAGRDWLFDGCADEHSGTIQRANAITVLETTRPDRQSVLALAVDASEQAVQDVDRLNQEKEDANRSLADCSDELNKSKNHVQWLVQQQQSDSHRQRKLEAELLRQQEVLNQEELQLAEFTAQTEELADTLMTMQEQQIVIEQQRDSLNNQIREQRHQLDNLKNQQHQHALTLKGQQAEQQNLQVIQARESAQLQNMFYKKEQLATELKQLSTPLDEQVDLLQTLLLEHKELDAKQQKLQIMLGEIEHELGLIEKGQQGINTQIQQMQQNVQNTKLECEGYRVRANSIVDQLNEMKVQLEPLLETLSDAADEKQWQKYLERTVADVARLGAVNLAAVEEYDVQAQRKQHLDEQNQDLESALETLEQAIRKIDKETRSRFKNTFDQVNNGLQTLFPKVFGGGSAYLALTDDDLLETGVSIMARPPGKKNSTIHLLSGGEKALTALSLVFAIFQLNPAPFCLLDEVDAPLDDANVGRFCKLVSEMSSSVQFIYITHNKIAMEMASHLTGVTMAEPGVSRMVAVDVEQALAIAQA; via the coding sequence ATGCGTTTAAAGAAAATAAAGCTTGCGGGGTTTAAGTCATTTGTTGACCCTACCAGTATTCCCTTTGTAGAAGATATGACTGCGATTGTCGGGCCTAATGGCTGCGGTAAATCAAACGTTATTGACGCTGTGCGCTGGGTTTTAGGGGAAAGCTCAGCCAAAAACCTCCGCGGCGATGCGATGGTAGACGTTATTTTCAACGGTTCAAGCGCACGAAAACCTGTCTCCCAATGCACAGTCGAACTGGTTTTTGATAATACCTCAGGGCGTATTCAAGGTGAATTCGCCAGCTATAATGAAATTTCAGTTAAGCGTTTGGTGAGTAAAGATGGGCAATCTAACTATTTCCTAAATAATAGTAAGTGCCGCCGCAGAGACGTAACCGATTTGTTTCTTGGAACGGGGTTAGGTCCTCGTAGTTACGCCATTATTGAGCAAGGGACTATTTCGCGCTTAATCGAATCTAAACCACAGGAATTGCGGGTTTTTATTGAGGAAGCTGCTGGGATTTCCAAGTATAAAGAGCGCCGTCGTGAGACCGAAACTCGTATTCGGCACACTAAGGAAAACCTAGAGCGCCTGGAAGATGTGCGAGGTGAACTTGGTACTCAATTGCAAAAACTTGAGAAACAAGCCTTAGCGGCTAAGCGTTATAAAGAGCTAAAACATCAAGAACGCCAATACCGCTCAGAATTAGCGGCTATCCGCTGGTTAAATTTTAACGACGCCATCGTGAAGTTAGAACGCCAAGCACAGCAGCAAGAAACAGATCTTGAAGCTTTTATTGCCCGTCAACGAGGCGATGAAAAAGAAATTACAAATTACCGAACTCGCCAGCAAGAGCACAAACTGCAGTTACAAGACACCCAGCAAGCTTATTTTCGTTTGAGTAACGATATCACGCGTCTCGAGCAAAATCAGTTGCATAACAAGCAGCGCATAGCGCAAATTAATCAAGAGCTTGTTACGTTACAAGAGGCCATAATGGAGAGCGAGAAAGAGCATGGTAATAGCGCCCAGCGGCTATTAGATTTAACGGCCATCATTGATCAACATGAGCCAGAACATGCTTTAACTGAACAGGTATTAGAAGATGCCGCTTGGGAATTGCAAAGTGGTGAAGAGCGATTAGCGGGCAAGCAACATCAGTGGCGAGAACAAGAACAAAGCCATCAGAAATATAAACAGCAAGCACAAAGCTATCATGGCAAGATTCAATCTACCATGGCCATGCAGATGCGTACTCAAGAACGTATAAGTGAAATAAACGCTGAGATAAAAAGTTTGCAGATTGCTGATTTTGAACTGCAAATTGAAGTTGCAAACAAGGCCCAACAATATAAAAAAGTAAAGTTTGATGACGCACAATTACGTTATCAAACCCTTAGTGAAAAGCTTCATCAAGCTGAGCTTAATTGGCGTGAATGTAGCGAGCACAAAAGCCAAGCGAGTGGCGAGCTCCATGCAGTAGATGCGCAAATAGCTGCGCTACAAAGCGTGCAAGATTTGGCAAATGGGCATCAGGACCTGCAACAGGCACTTCATGACGAAAACATAGCAACTAAGCCGTGGCAGACTTCAATAAAGGTCACTCCTGGGTGGGAAAAAGCGCTCGAAACTGTTACCGCGCACTGGCAGAATGCCTTGCTGGTTGAGCACGCTGACGATATTGACAGCGTGCTGCTACAAAATGAAATGCATGGATTAGTAGTGGTCTTTGAGGATGCTAAAGCGCTCGAAACAAAAGTAAATACCTTAAGTTCAGTGCTCAATGATTGTTATTATCCTAAGTGGATGGGGGATATCAAAATTGCGCTAACCCGAGAAGAAGCACTGGCTGAGCGCGTTACATTAGATACTGGTCAAAGTGTAATAAGTCCTGATGGGTTATGGGCTGGTCGTGATTGGTTATTTGATGGTTGTGCAGATGAGCACAGTGGCACTATACAAAGGGCAAATGCCATCACAGTACTTGAAACGACACGCCCAGATAGGCAATCTGTCTTGGCTCTTGCTGTAGATGCGAGCGAACAAGCAGTGCAGGATGTTGACCGATTAAACCAAGAAAAAGAGGACGCTAACCGATCCCTTGCAGACTGTTCTGATGAGCTGAATAAAAGCAAAAATCACGTTCAGTGGTTAGTGCAACAACAGCAAAGCGATAGTCATCGACAGCGTAAACTCGAGGCTGAATTGCTCCGACAGCAGGAAGTACTTAACCAAGAAGAGTTACAGCTCGCTGAATTTACTGCGCAAACCGAAGAGCTGGCTGATACTTTGATGACAATGCAAGAGCAGCAAATCGTAATTGAGCAACAGCGTGATTCGCTGAACAATCAAATAAGAGAGCAGCGGCATCAGCTGGATAATTTAAAAAATCAACAGCATCAACATGCATTGACGTTAAAAGGCCAACAAGCCGAACAACAAAATTTGCAAGTTATACAGGCCCGGGAAAGTGCTCAGTTACAAAACATGTTCTACAAAAAAGAGCAACTGGCCACCGAGCTTAAGCAATTATCTACCCCACTGGATGAACAAGTGGATTTGCTGCAAACATTGTTGCTTGAACACAAAGAGTTGGACGCAAAACAGCAAAAACTGCAGATTATGCTGGGCGAAATCGAGCATGAACTTGGTTTGATAGAAAAAGGTCAGCAAGGAATAAATACTCAGATTCAACAAATGCAGCAAAATGTGCAAAACACTAAATTGGAATGCGAAGGTTATCGCGTTCGAGCCAATAGTATTGTCGATCAGTTAAATGAGATGAAAGTTCAGCTCGAGCCATTGCTTGAGACTCTTAGTGACGCCGCTGATGAAAAACAATGGCAAAAATACTTAGAACGAACCGTCGCAGATGTTGCGAGATTAGGGGCTGTTAATCTGGCTGCGGTGGAAGAGTACGATGTTCAAGCTCAACGTAAACAACACTTAGATGAACAAAATCAAGATCTTGAGTCAGCACTTGAGACATTAGAACAAGCTATCCGTAAAATTGATAAAGAAACCAGAAGTCGCTTTAAAAATACCTTTGATCAGGTTAATAATGGTCTACAAACTTTGTTTCCCAAGGTGTTTGGTGGTGGCTCGGCTTATTTGGCATTAACAGATGATGATTTATTGGAAACGGGGGTGAGTATTATGGCAAGACCACCGGGTAAGAAAAATAGTACAATTCATCTGCTTTCTGGTGGAGAAAAAGCTTTGACCGCTTTATCATTGGTGTTTGCTATTTTCCAACTGAACCCCGCACCATTTTGTTTATTAGATGAAGTGGATGCGCCATTAGATGATGCTAATGTGGGGCGTTTTTGTAAGTTGGTCAGTGAAATGTCAAGTAGTGTGCAATTTATTTATATCACCCATAACAAAATTGCGATGGAAATGGCGAGTCACTTAACGGGAGTAACCATGGCGGAACCAGGTGTTTCACGTATGGTAGCTGTTGATGTTGAACAAGCGTTAGCTATTGCGCAAGCATAA
- the cysZ gene encoding sulfate transporter CysZ: MNYFLQGFSLIQTKGLKRFVFIPLTVNLILFAVALYALFGQIDGAIIWLVGLIPDWLGWLKTALSYIIWPLAVVSILLVFALIFGTLANWIAAPFNGLLAEKVEKHLTGQDLGDTGVLDVVKDIPRTLGREFSKLTYYVPRAIGFLLLFFILPVIGQVLWFLFSAWMMAIQYCDYPFDNHKISFKDMRRTLNQSRGNCFSFGFAVSIFSMIPIVNFLVMPVAICGATAMWVDNLKPKLQGGI; encoded by the coding sequence GTGAATTACTTCCTACAAGGCTTTTCTCTTATCCAGACTAAGGGCCTAAAGCGCTTCGTATTTATTCCCTTAACAGTGAATCTAATTTTATTTGCTGTCGCTCTCTATGCCCTTTTTGGTCAAATAGATGGTGCAATCATTTGGTTGGTGGGGCTGATCCCCGACTGGTTAGGTTGGTTGAAAACGGCATTAAGCTACATTATCTGGCCGTTAGCAGTGGTAAGCATTCTATTAGTTTTTGCACTTATCTTTGGCACATTAGCCAACTGGATAGCAGCACCGTTTAATGGTTTATTGGCCGAGAAAGTAGAAAAACACCTTACGGGACAAGATTTGGGAGATACTGGCGTATTGGACGTAGTAAAAGATATTCCCCGCACATTAGGCCGTGAATTTTCAAAGTTAACTTACTACGTACCGCGCGCTATTGGCTTTCTATTATTGTTCTTTATCTTACCTGTGATTGGGCAAGTGTTATGGTTTTTGTTTAGTGCCTGGATGATGGCTATTCAATATTGTGATTACCCCTTCGATAATCACAAAATATCCTTTAAAGATATGCGTAGAACGCTCAATCAAAGCCGTGGGAACTGTTTTAGCTTTGGTTTTGCGGTCAGCATTTTTTCGATGATCCCCATAGTGAATTTTTTGGTTATGCCCGTCGCAATTTGTGGCGCTACGGCTATGTGGGTTGACAACCTTAAACCAAAGTTACAAGGCGGAATCTAA